A single window of Helicobacter macacae MIT 99-5501 DNA harbors:
- a CDS encoding ABC transporter ATP-binding protein has product MSFISLQDIHKTYDAGYQALRGVDLEIKKGDFVAMMGPSGSGKSTMANILGCLDSPTSGKYFFNGVEVSALNRTQRAYLRRFYIGFIFQGFNLLSRTSALENVELPLLYRGVDKVERERIAMEALQKVGLSSWAHHSSNELSGGQQQRVAIARAIASSPSFLIADEPTGNLDSKRSVEIMQLLCELNKDFGITILMVTHESEMASYATREIHFLDGKILDDKEIAR; this is encoded by the coding sequence ATGAGTTTCATCTCTTTGCAAGACATTCACAAAACCTATGACGCAGGCTATCAAGCACTGCGTGGGGTGGATTTGGAAATAAAAAAGGGAGATTTTGTAGCGATGATGGGACCATCTGGCTCTGGCAAATCCACTATGGCAAATATTTTGGGCTGCTTAGATTCCCCCACAAGTGGCAAATATTTTTTTAACGGCGTAGAAGTAAGTGCGCTAAACCGCACGCAAAGGGCTTATTTGCGTAGATTTTATATAGGATTTATCTTTCAAGGGTTCAATCTCTTATCACGAACTTCCGCGCTAGAAAATGTCGAGCTTCCCTTGCTATATCGAGGTGTAGATAAAGTGGAGCGAGAGAGAATCGCTATGGAGGCACTCCAAAAAGTCGGGCTTAGCTCGTGGGCGCACCACTCTAGCAATGAGCTAAGCGGAGGACAGCAGCAGCGCGTAGCTATCGCACGAGCTATTGCTAGCTCGCCCTCATTTCTCATCGCAGATGAGCCCACAGGAAATCTTGATTCAAAGCGAAGTGTGGAGATAATGCAGCTTTTGTGCGAGTTAAACAAGGACTTTGGGATAACTATCCTTATGGTTACCCACGAAAGCGAAATGGCTTCTTATGCCACGCGTGAGATTCACTTCCTAGATGGTAAAATCCTAGATGACAAAGAAATCGCTAGATAG
- a CDS encoding TonB-dependent receptor plug domain-containing protein: MLEGLHPLITRERERERVTPAQMDSSESKKSDSVIYDSKAKDSSEKNTTSQDLQAKDLGKVVAKGYKDNGTQSRERYQSSAGEISRRMLESSPSGNGDIGSILRILPNVQYDITQLRSTTPGEIDPAKISISGGLHYQNNFQLDGMNMNNDINPMGSTGYYGGAKGHTQGLNIDTSLLESIIVQDSNISASYGGFSGGVVEANTRKPSKKFGANISYQFTQGNANPANVSLTTYHLNAQTDTQLLNFINSSSQSNQPIFTKHLIRASLESKINDRFGILASFSSTLSFIPLWYNSLSYLQAGNIQPKKQNQNRQSYNYFFKSYYDFAPNVRTEFTYSYAPQNNTYFISGTKDNFYTSVLGGHQVGLKTMWDNTLGTLTHILSYSYLENSTQTKGYTNHQFWYMSEAKNWDYTYGSVRQGGHAPYDSTQHTISNKILQDFTPFEMLKTTHRFSVGVEIAYQYVQNQNPRLYYASSHTPRPMSKQMQASCLATDLEWCDPTKTTYVYTSAARKYTEPDASKGETQYDSYRVSSLSDFGISDGGTKVNGYDTQIWQYGQWVTGSRALLKGGVSLDNVLGAVFVEDDIGIELGRLGRLGARLGVRLDTDSYMGKATFAPRFSATYQAPHNARQKYHHFASQITFGANRYYGRNIFAYALADGMNTLLKYITRSGPHKSFDDILAHHLATGEVCNPNEADYSYDCVYQVGQNTTKFSQLKVPYSDELMIGVAQKIYDFTLGVKYIYRMGKDEVRRSTRALSGLPLDSAYQSNYYIYTNEGKSKTNVLTISFQNDKPIILGGIQNFVLFAYDYTNVVRNYTDYTDTLSNLELANQWISWGGKIIRYGDKPAENFVRPYTIRLNTTSAFVIGRFKWLWNNFLRYRSSYNAMAAIPASYGGNPRRAQPDKVNGVYVDTFRPFLIKGAFSWDMRLGFEVDIWRGKLINNTLQVNIDIYNVLNNKNMAIASASGVVGSAAASAVPVYEVGRQFWLEVGYKF, encoded by the coding sequence TTGCTAGAGGGATTGCACCCGCTGATAACGAGAGAGAGAGAGAGAGAGAGAGTAACTCCCGCGCAAATGGATTCTAGCGAATCCAAAAAGAGTGATTCTGTAATATATGATTCTAAAGCGAAAGATTCTAGTGAGAAAAATACAACATCACAAGATTTACAAGCAAAAGACTTAGGCAAAGTAGTTGCCAAAGGCTACAAGGACAATGGCACTCAATCTAGGGAGCGATACCAAAGCAGTGCAGGGGAAATCTCACGCCGTATGCTAGAGTCTAGCCCAAGTGGCAATGGTGATATAGGCTCAATTCTAAGGATTTTGCCAAATGTGCAATATGACATTACCCAGCTACGAAGCACTACGCCCGGGGAAATCGACCCTGCCAAAATCTCTATAAGCGGGGGATTGCACTACCAAAATAACTTCCAACTTGATGGAATGAATATGAATAATGACATAAATCCTATGGGAAGCACGGGGTATTATGGAGGGGCAAAGGGACATACGCAAGGGCTAAATATCGATACTTCCTTGCTAGAATCTATCATCGTGCAAGATTCTAATATCAGTGCAAGCTATGGTGGGTTTAGCGGTGGGGTGGTGGAGGCAAACACTCGCAAGCCTAGCAAAAAATTTGGCGCAAATATTAGCTATCAATTCACGCAAGGCAATGCAAACCCTGCCAATGTATCGCTAACTACCTATCATCTAAACGCCCAAACAGATACTCAACTTCTAAACTTCATAAACTCTAGCTCTCAATCAAATCAGCCAATATTTACCAAGCATCTTATCCGCGCTAGCTTAGAATCCAAAATCAATGATAGATTTGGAATCCTTGCTAGCTTTTCAAGCACGCTTAGCTTCATACCACTTTGGTATAACTCGCTTTCTTACTTGCAAGCAGGAAACATACAGCCAAAAAAGCAAAATCAAAACCGACAATCTTATAATTATTTTTTCAAAAGCTATTATGATTTTGCTCCAAATGTCCGCACAGAATTTACCTACTCTTATGCCCCACAAAACAACACTTATTTTATTTCGGGCACAAAAGATAATTTCTACACTTCTGTTTTGGGCGGACACCAAGTGGGCTTAAAAACAATGTGGGATAACACTTTGGGCACACTTACCCACATTCTAAGCTACTCGTATTTGGAGAATAGCACACAAACAAAGGGCTACACAAATCATCAATTTTGGTATATGAGTGAAGCAAAAAATTGGGATTATACTTATGGAAGTGTAAGGCAAGGTGGACACGCTCCTTATGATTCTACACAGCACACGATAAGCAACAAAATCTTGCAAGATTTTACCCCATTTGAAATGCTAAAAACCACGCATAGATTTTCTGTGGGTGTAGAAATCGCTTATCAATATGTCCAAAATCAAAATCCTAGATTGTATTATGCTAGCTCACACACCCCACGCCCTATGAGTAAGCAAATGCAAGCTAGCTGTTTAGCAACTGATTTGGAGTGGTGCGACCCTACAAAAACAACCTATGTCTATACTTCTGCTGCTAGAAAATATACTGAACCTGACGCTTCAAAGGGCGAAACGCAGTATGATTCTTATCGTGTGAGTTCGCTAAGTGATTTTGGTATAAGCGATGGTGGCACAAAAGTAAATGGATATGATACGCAGATTTGGCAATATGGGCAGTGGGTAACAGGCTCTAGGGCATTGCTAAAGGGTGGGGTAAGCCTAGATAATGTGCTAGGAGCGGTGTTTGTAGAAGATGACATTGGTATAGAGCTGGGGAGGCTTGGGCGATTAGGCGCAAGGCTAGGTGTGCGACTTGATACAGACAGCTATATGGGCAAAGCCACATTTGCACCTAGATTTAGTGCTACTTATCAAGCCCCGCATAATGCCCGACAAAAATATCATCACTTTGCTTCCCAAATCACTTTTGGTGCGAATCGCTACTATGGACGAAATATCTTTGCTTATGCGCTAGCGGATGGAATGAATACATTGCTAAAATATATCACTCGAAGTGGACCTCACAAAAGTTTTGATGATATTTTGGCTCACCACCTTGCCACAGGTGAAGTTTGCAACCCAAATGAAGCGGATTATAGCTATGACTGCGTGTATCAAGTGGGACAAAACACCACCAAATTTAGCCAACTAAAAGTGCCTTATAGCGATGAGCTAATGATAGGAGTAGCACAAAAAATATATGATTTCACACTTGGAGTAAAATACATTTATCGAATGGGCAAAGATGAAGTTCGCAGAAGCACTAGAGCACTGAGTGGTTTGCCTTTAGATTCTGCTTATCAAAGCAACTACTACATTTACACCAATGAGGGAAAAAGCAAGACAAATGTCTTAACGATTTCTTTTCAAAATGATAAGCCTATAATTCTAGGTGGAATCCAAAATTTTGTGCTTTTTGCTTATGACTACACAAATGTCGTGCGAAACTACACAGACTATACCGATACACTTAGCAATCTAGAGCTAGCAAATCAATGGATAAGCTGGGGTGGCAAAATAATCCGCTATGGAGATAAGCCTGCTGAAAACTTTGTCCGTCCATATACGATACGACTAAATACGACAAGTGCTTTTGTGATTGGTAGATTTAAGTGGCTGTGGAATAACTTTTTGCGCTATCGCTCTAGCTACAATGCTATGGCTGCTATCCCTGCAAGCTATGGTGGCAACCCACGCCGTGCGCAGCCTGATAAAGTAAATGGCGTGTATGTGGATACTTTTCGTCCATTTCTTATAAAAGGTGCGTTTAGCTGGGATATGCGACTAGGGTTTGAAGTGGATATATGGCGTGGCAAACTCATAAACAACACTTTGCAAGTCAATATAGATATTTATAATGTCCTAAATAACAAAAATATGGCAATCGCTTCTGCTAGTGGTGTGGTAGGAAGTGCTGCAGCTAGTGCTGTGCCTGTGTATGAAGTAGGCAGGCAGTTTTGGCTAGAAGTGGGATATAAGTTTTAG
- a CDS encoding tetratricopeptide repeat protein, with amino-acid sequence MRKKSSQNKTPSKHTKSTKTRSMIPKTSSPSSHKNLAQNPLQSLTQAPTQNKQNTTQIPNTTDALPSEIIATFEAKDFNRCIALCTAFLQENPSAPQVWFICGMSLYYLANIPRAIESLQIALTLSPNNEQIAFNLAEILRQNGNALSAIEILNAFVPCKNGDVYYNLARALTTQAELLNAKNIAKENNSPKMTNLANLTTSQNRKSAQLPPQKSQKQQINNTQAKSQDFKQNFAPSSTKSSAKSSTQDSPFAQTQSKAQSLDSPLQKSLELDSLTNPQYFINPYEPPTPPHPQARLLLSQAKIAYKTAIELNPLDKDAIYNLANLHAKDKQYSQAIALYEQCGTLNAKLNLAFLYNQIDEGKKACAIYATLESGFAKECGFLPLSIDGEEFDKDALDSYFRSNILPNMPKTYKTPSLDDTISKIASYKSHLHTKSSKPEQHISQFYFNYANTARYAGFNMLSFYLYGCAYCLDSNALCAINYAHLALSLQNFSLGFKLYEERLALDKADAFNSELFALPNYLHSLSGTPQELQKRLKGAKVLIFGEQGLGDMIMFGRFIDTLKSKCQCEAVYVYVRDELKSLFALRYEVVESEFREFDYCVSAMSLAYILGVESLSDFSTNQNYLAGIIPRKNQTKQNQNDLDKQSQKNIESSFAKSTQDAQINACKVAHKAVNKTIYKANNLASPFKVGFFFASTSGSSNAKDKSIPLDFILDILFGVRKSFGKRGIDLELHCLQPESLLQKSAQEISKEKNAHNTSQKAPKNISSANNDAKNTTESPTKNGIENFAETSIRFYDLANFLDTAKVMSGLDIVISIDSAPAHLAIALGIPCVVVAHKRYDWRWEEIGKNISLQERGIGGRFSGLCGGEVLAQGKNGEWIEVGKALKSYLENFIPNA; translated from the coding sequence ATGAGAAAAAAATCTAGCCAAAACAAAACCCCCTCCAAACACACAAAATCTACTAAGACACGCTCTATGATTCCAAAGACTAGCTCCCCCTCTAGCCACAAAAATCTAGCCCAAAATCCACTACAATCCCTCACACAAGCCCCTACGCAAAATAAGCAAAACACCACACAGATTCCAAACACGACAGATGCACTTCCAAGCGAGATTATCGCCACTTTTGAAGCAAAAGATTTTAATCGTTGTATTGCGCTTTGCACGGCGTTTTTGCAAGAAAATCCTAGCGCACCGCAGGTGTGGTTTATCTGCGGTATGAGCCTATACTATCTAGCAAATATTCCCCGTGCCATAGAATCCCTCCAAATCGCTCTAACTCTCTCTCCGAATAACGAACAAATCGCTTTCAATCTAGCCGAGATTTTGCGACAAAATGGCAATGCACTTAGTGCTATTGAAATCCTAAATGCCTTTGTGCCTTGCAAAAATGGCGATGTGTATTATAACCTTGCTCGTGCGCTAACCACCCAAGCTGAGCTATTAAATGCCAAAAATATAGCCAAAGAAAACAACTCGCCAAAAATGACAAATCTAGCAAATCTTACCACCTCCCAAAACCGCAAAAGCGCGCAACTCCCGCCACAAAAATCACAAAAACAACAAATAAATAATACGCAAGCCAAAAGCCAAGATTTCAAGCAAAATTTTGCACCAAGTAGCACAAAAAGCAGCGCAAAATCTAGCACACAAGATTCTCCATTCGCACAAACACAATCTAAAGCGCAGTCTTTAGATTCTCCTCTGCAAAAATCACTAGAGCTAGATTCCCTCACCAACCCCCAATACTTCATAAATCCTTATGAGCCACCCACGCCACCACACCCTCAAGCAAGGCTACTGCTTAGTCAAGCAAAGATTGCATACAAAACCGCCATAGAGCTAAACCCACTTGATAAAGACGCCATATACAACCTAGCAAACTTGCACGCCAAAGATAAGCAATACTCCCAAGCAATCGCACTATATGAGCAATGTGGCACGCTAAATGCCAAACTAAATCTAGCCTTTTTATACAACCAAATTGATGAGGGCAAAAAGGCGTGTGCTATCTATGCCACGCTAGAGTCTGGGTTTGCCAAAGAATGCGGATTTTTGCCACTTAGCATTGATGGCGAGGAGTTTGACAAAGACGCGCTAGATTCTTACTTTAGAAGCAATATTTTGCCAAATATGCCAAAAACCTACAAAACCCCCTCACTAGATGATACCATAAGCAAAATCGCCTCATACAAAAGCCACCTACACACCAAATCTAGCAAGCCCGAGCAGCACATTTCACAATTTTATTTCAATTACGCAAACACCGCACGATACGCTGGATTTAATATGCTTTCATTTTATTTATATGGCTGTGCGTATTGCTTGGATTCAAACGCACTTTGCGCGATAAACTACGCGCATTTAGCCCTAAGCCTTCAAAACTTCTCGCTTGGATTTAAGCTATATGAGGAGCGATTGGCACTAGATAAAGCCGATGCGTTTAATTCAGAGCTTTTTGCCCTCCCAAACTATTTGCATAGCCTAAGTGGCACTCCACAAGAACTCCAAAAAAGACTAAAAGGAGCAAAGGTGCTGATTTTTGGGGAGCAGGGGCTTGGCGATATGATAATGTTTGGGCGATTTATCGACACACTAAAAAGTAAATGCCAATGCGAAGCGGTATATGTATATGTGAGAGATGAGCTAAAAAGCCTTTTTGCCTTGCGCTATGAGGTAGTGGAGAGTGAGTTTAGAGAGTTTGATTATTGCGTGAGTGCGATGAGCTTGGCATATATTTTGGGAGTGGAGTCTTTGAGTGATTTTAGCACAAACCAAAACTACCTAGCAGGCATAATCCCACGCAAAAATCAAACCAAACAAAATCAAAATGATTTAGACAAACAAAGCCAAAAAAACATAGAATCATCTTTTGCTAAAAGCACACAAGATGCACAAATCAATGCCTGCAAAGTAGCCCATAAAGCAGTCAATAAAACTATCTATAAAGCTAATAATCTTGCTAGCCCTTTCAAAGTGGGCTTTTTCTTTGCTTCTACTTCAGGCTCTTCAAATGCCAAAGACAAATCCATACCGCTAGATTTTATACTAGACATTCTTTTTGGGGTTAGAAAATCCTTTGGCAAAAGAGGCATAGATTTGGAGCTACACTGCCTCCAGCCAGAATCACTCTTGCAAAAATCCGCCCAAGAAATCAGCAAAGAAAAAAACGCACACAACACTTCACAAAAAGCCCCAAAAAACATTAGTAGCGCAAATAATGACGCAAAAAATACCACAGAAAGTCCCACAAAAAATGGCATAGAAAATTTTGCAGAAACTAGCATTAGATTCTATGATTTGGCAAACTTTTTAGATACTGCAAAAGTGATGAGTGGACTTGATATTGTCATAAGCATTGATTCTGCACCTGCCCATCTTGCCATTGCGCTAGGGATTCCCTGCGTGGTGGTGGCACACAAGCGGTATGATTGGCGGTGGGAAGAGATAGGCAAAAATATTAGCCTACAAGAGCGTGGAATAGGAGGGAGATTTAGCGGGCTATGTGGTGGGGAAGTGCTAGCTCAAGGCAAAAACGGCGAGTGGATAGAAGTAGGCAAAGCATTAAAATCATATTTGGAAAATTTTATACCAAATGCCTAA
- a CDS encoding ABC transporter permease, producing the protein MILNAFLLAFKQIRRNLLRAFLTMLGVIIGVGSVIVMIAIGNGVKENIQKQIQSLGSNIIMVRPARGFMSGGLAMKRNFSLEEVGRVKKQFTQARAVAPSVWKESLVRYGGRNAQIQVIGVDSEYFSATQWKISSGRSIDEREYTQGARICLMGTSAIKELFSGENPLGKRVRVKDSVCEIIGILESKGQGGMGNDQDNVIIMPLKAYSSFVFGSSSLFFVQSITISLKEGIDSTQATQRLREIMLQIRPPQEGQREMFEIWDTKEMARTQEETTKTMTLFLSCIAGVSLLVGGIGIMNIMLVSVTERTREIGTRLAIGALESEVLMQFLVESVVISMMGGIIGIVLGFFVALFMSFYLNIPFVFDSLVALGAFGVSAAVGIAFGYLPAKKASMQDPIKALRYE; encoded by the coding sequence GTGATACTAAATGCTTTTTTGCTAGCTTTTAAGCAAATCCGCCGCAATCTTTTGCGTGCATTTCTTACAATGCTTGGTGTCATCATCGGTGTTGGCAGTGTCATAGTGATGATAGCTATCGGCAATGGAGTCAAAGAAAATATCCAAAAGCAAATCCAAAGTCTAGGGAGCAATATCATAATGGTGCGACCTGCGAGGGGGTTTATGAGCGGTGGATTGGCTATGAAGCGAAACTTTAGCCTTGAAGAAGTAGGCAGGGTAAAAAAGCAATTTACCCAAGCGCGTGCAGTTGCACCAAGTGTTTGGAAAGAATCTTTGGTTCGCTATGGAGGGAGAAATGCCCAAATCCAAGTCATAGGCGTAGATAGTGAGTATTTTTCTGCGACACAATGGAAAATCTCAAGCGGAAGAAGCATAGATGAGAGAGAATACACACAAGGAGCGCGAATATGCCTAATGGGCACAAGCGCGATAAAAGAGCTATTTAGCGGGGAAAATCCTTTGGGAAAACGAGTGCGAGTAAAAGATAGCGTGTGCGAAATCATAGGAATCCTAGAATCAAAAGGGCAGGGCGGAATGGGAAATGACCAAGATAATGTCATCATAATGCCACTAAAAGCATACTCTAGCTTTGTCTTTGGCTCAAGTAGTTTATTTTTTGTCCAAAGCATCACTATCTCGCTAAAAGAAGGCATAGACAGCACTCAAGCCACGCAAAGACTGCGTGAGATAATGCTCCAAATCCGCCCCCCACAAGAGGGACAAAGAGAGATGTTTGAAATCTGGGATACCAAAGAAATGGCACGCACACAAGAAGAAACCACAAAGACTATGACGCTTTTTCTAAGCTGTATAGCGGGTGTGAGCCTACTTGTAGGTGGCATAGGGATTATGAATATTATGCTAGTATCCGTTACAGAGCGCACACGCGAAATCGGCACTAGGCTTGCTATCGGTGCGCTAGAGAGCGAAGTGCTTATGCAGTTTCTTGTCGAATCAGTAGTGATTTCGATGATGGGTGGGATTATAGGGATTGTGCTTGGATTTTTTGTGGCACTTTTTATGAGTTTTTATCTAAATATTCCTTTTGTATTTGATTCTCTTGTGGCGTTGGGTGCATTTGGTGTATCTGCCGCTGTGGGAATCGCCTTTGGCTACCTACCAGCCAAAAAAGCCTCTATGCAAGACCCGATAAAAGCCCTAAGATATGAGTGA
- a CDS encoding YdcH family protein codes for MFHEYRDEISKLKVSDAHFEKIFDEHNDLDQKIQNAENGLEPLSPTEIDVLKKQKLRLKDEVYAMILEYRKTQK; via the coding sequence ATGTTCCACGAATACCGAGATGAAATCAGCAAGCTAAAAGTCTCTGATGCCCATTTTGAAAAGATTTTTGATGAGCACAATGACTTAGACCAAAAAATCCAAAACGCCGAAAACGGCTTAGAGCCACTCTCGCCAACTGAAATAGATGTGCTAAAAAAACAAAAACTTCGCCTAAAAGACGAAGTGTATGCGATGATTTTAGAATATCGCAAGACACAGAAATAA
- the gltX gene encoding glutamate--tRNA ligase, whose product MLRFAPSPTGDMHIGNLRAAIFNYILAKQRNERFLLRIEDTDFARNIEGKDKEICSLLTLFGLQWDSLVYQSENFPRHQQFADLLLKQGKAFYCYCSKEFLENKKQEAIDSKRAFRYDDAWAECEKSEGKTPVVRLRGAQNPITYIDSIKGKLEFLPNELDSFVILREDGVPTYNFACACDDMLYDISYVVRGEDHTSNTPKQILIHKALGYDKDIAFAHLPIILNDSGKKMSKRDSASSVAWLLDEGFLPSAISNYLIAMGNHTPCEIFTLEEAIEWFDIAKVAKSPVRFDIAKLRFINHAHLSRLSEDKIALLLESSKQYASQIGALGKIYLEEASTLNELRAKINALLEPKDIGASYEGCDFSKQCKKLFEVLSQVAKNPPSSYEEFKSIAMKQSELKGKEFFKPLRILLTGASHGPDISAMYPHLREILPYILRKK is encoded by the coding sequence ATGCTTCGGTTTGCGCCCTCCCCCACAGGCGATATGCACATCGGCAATCTTAGGGCTGCGATTTTTAACTATATCTTGGCAAAGCAGCGCAATGAGCGGTTTTTGCTTCGTATTGAGGATACGGATTTTGCAAGAAATATAGAGGGCAAAGACAAAGAAATCTGCTCCTTGCTAACGCTTTTTGGACTGCAATGGGATAGTCTCGTGTATCAGAGCGAAAATTTCCCTCGTCATCAGCAGTTTGCAGACTTGCTACTAAAGCAAGGTAAGGCTTTTTATTGCTATTGCTCAAAGGAGTTTTTAGAAAACAAAAAGCAAGAAGCTATCGATTCTAAGAGGGCATTTCGCTATGATGATGCGTGGGCAGAGTGTGAAAAAAGCGAGGGCAAAACTCCTGTGGTGCGACTTCGCGGGGCACAAAATCCTATCACTTACATAGACAGCATAAAAGGAAAGCTAGAGTTTTTGCCAAATGAGTTAGATAGCTTTGTGATATTGCGCGAAGATGGTGTGCCAACTTATAATTTCGCGTGCGCGTGCGATGATATGCTCTATGACATTAGCTATGTGGTGCGCGGGGAAGACCACACAAGCAATACCCCAAAGCAGATTCTTATCCACAAAGCACTAGGCTATGACAAAGACATAGCTTTTGCGCATCTGCCTATTATACTAAATGATAGTGGTAAAAAAATGAGCAAAAGGGACTCTGCTTCAAGTGTGGCGTGGCTGCTTGATGAGGGGTTTTTGCCAAGTGCGATTAGCAACTACCTAATCGCTATGGGCAATCACACGCCTTGTGAGATATTTACGCTAGAGGAGGCAATAGAGTGGTTTGACATAGCCAAAGTAGCAAAATCCCCCGTGCGCTTTGATATAGCAAAGCTTAGATTTATCAATCACGCGCATTTATCGCGCTTAAGCGAGGATAAAATCGCGCTTTTGCTAGAATCTAGCAAACAATATGCTAGCCAAATAGGTGCGCTTGGCAAAATCTACTTAGAGGAAGCAAGCACGCTAAATGAACTAAGGGCAAAAATAAACGCGCTTTTAGAGCCAAAAGACATTGGGGCTAGCTATGAGGGGTGTGATTTTAGCAAGCAGTGTAAAAAGCTATTTGAGGTTTTGAGCCAAGTGGCAAAAAATCCACCAAGTAGCTATGAGGAGTTTAAATCTATCGCAATGAAGCAAAGCGAGCTAAAAGGCAAGGAGTTTTTTAAGCCTCTTAGGATTTTGCTTACAGGGGCAAGCCACGGACCAGATATAAGTGCTATGTATCCGCATTTGCGTGAAATACTGCCATATATTTTGCGCAAGAA
- a CDS encoding efflux RND transporter periplasmic adaptor subunit, with the protein MSAQEIYARLNPPKKSPKFFTSLALLVGVLVALLVFVLFFSPKQSYSYTTAHPTNLTITQVVSATGTLSPTDTVEVGSQISGRIEAVYVDINDEVTQGQVLAKIDPEKLNQTLAKYKANLASARSQYELSKNTLAKNEWNYNRLKELYERTGGKSPSQLELKTAQIEYETAKSTLRVNASNIANIESDVRSSEIDLRNAIIISPINGIVLERSVDAGQTVAANFQAPTLFKLAKSIEMMSLVVNVAESDIGKVKKGQEVRFFVDAYPDVEFSALVDRVSYASVEDSTNNIVSYETKILVDNKSLLLRPGMSASANIRVETQKDAQSIPVGALYFEPPREKEQAKKAFSFGGNMPRPPRSNITKSKKMGKTIYILKDGKPQPLEVEVGINDGTNVHIISPILPKDTQVILSSQAKSKK; encoded by the coding sequence TTGAGTGCTCAAGAGATTTACGCAAGACTAAATCCACCCAAAAAATCACCCAAATTTTTTACCTCCCTTGCACTGCTTGTAGGAGTGCTAGTTGCTTTGCTTGTTTTTGTGCTGTTTTTCTCGCCCAAGCAGTCATATTCCTACACCACCGCACACCCTACCAATCTCACCATAACCCAAGTCGTATCCGCCACAGGCACACTCTCTCCTACCGACACAGTCGAGGTAGGCTCTCAAATCTCTGGGCGCATAGAAGCTGTGTATGTCGATATAAACGATGAGGTTACACAAGGGCAAGTGCTAGCAAAAATCGACCCCGAAAAGCTAAATCAAACTCTAGCCAAATACAAAGCAAACCTAGCTTCTGCCCGCTCCCAATACGAGCTATCCAAAAACACGCTAGCAAAAAATGAGTGGAACTACAATCGCCTAAAAGAGCTATATGAGCGCACAGGAGGCAAATCCCCCTCACAACTAGAGCTAAAAACCGCTCAAATCGAATACGAAACAGCCAAAAGCACTTTGCGCGTAAATGCTTCAAATATCGCAAACATAGAATCTGATGTGAGAAGCTCTGAAATTGACTTGCGAAATGCGATTATCATTAGCCCCATAAATGGAATCGTGCTAGAGCGAAGTGTCGATGCGGGGCAGACTGTGGCGGCAAATTTCCAAGCCCCCACGCTTTTTAAGCTAGCAAAAAGCATAGAGATGATGAGCCTTGTGGTAAATGTCGCAGAATCTGACATAGGCAAAGTCAAAAAAGGACAAGAAGTTAGATTTTTTGTCGATGCGTATCCAGATGTAGAGTTTAGCGCACTTGTCGATAGGGTGAGCTACGCTTCGGTAGAGGATAGCACCAATAATATCGTAAGCTATGAGACAAAAATCTTGGTGGATAACAAATCTTTGCTACTGCGACCGGGTATGAGTGCTAGCGCAAATATCCGCGTAGAAACCCAAAAAGACGCCCAAAGTATCCCTGTGGGCGCACTATACTTTGAGCCACCGCGTGAGAAAGAGCAAGCAAAAAAAGCATTTTCTTTTGGTGGAAATATGCCTCGCCCACCACGAAGCAATATCACAAAGTCCAAAAAAATGGGCAAAACAATCTATATCCTAAAAGATGGCAAGCCACAGCCACTAGAAGTCGAAGTAGGCATAAATGACGGCACAAATGTCCATATCATAAGCCCGATTTTACCAAAGGACACTCAAGTGATTCTCTCCTCTCAAGCCAAGTCCAAAAAATAA